One genomic window of Peromyscus maniculatus bairdii isolate BWxNUB_F1_BW_parent chromosome 2, HU_Pman_BW_mat_3.1, whole genome shotgun sequence includes the following:
- the Or2k2 gene encoding olfactory receptor 2K2: protein MQGENFTVWSLFFLEGFSRYPRLEIVLFVFSLVMYLVTLLGNSTLILITVLDSRLQTPMYLFLGNLSFMDICYTSASIPTLLVNLLSSKKTINFSGCVVQMYLSLSMGSTECILLAVMAYDRYVAICNPLRYPIIMNRQVCVQMATVSWVTGCLTALLETSFALQIPLCGNVIDHFTCEILAVLKLACMSSLLMDMVMLVVSILLLPIPMLLICISYGFILSTILRISSTEGRNKAFSTCGAHLTVVILYYGAALSMYLKPSSSNSQEIDKIISLLYGVLTPMLNPIIYSLRNKEVKDAVKKLLGKVPLVPSV from the coding sequence ATGCAAGGAGAAAATTTCACTGTTTGGAGCCTTTTTTTCCTGGAGGGATTTTCCCGGTACCCAAGGTTAGAGATTGTTCTGTTTGTCTTCAGCCTTGTAATGTATTTGGTTACCCTCCTGGGTAATAGTACTCTTATTTTAATCACTGTCCTGGATTCACGCCTTCAAACCCCCATGTACTTGTTTCTTGGAAACCTCTCTTTCATGGATATCTGTTACACATCTGCTTCCATTCCCACTTTGCTTGTGAACTTGCTGTCATCCAAGAAAACCATTAACTTTTCTGGGTGTGTGGTACAGATGTACCTATCCCTTTCCATGGGATCCACAGAGTGCATACTTCTGGctgtgatggcctatgaccgtTACGTGGCCATCTGCAACCCACTGAGGTACCCCATCATCATGAACAGGCAAGTCTGTGTGCAGATGGCCACTGTCTCCTGGGTGACAGGCTGTCTCACTGCCCTGCTGGAAACTAGTTTTGCCCTTCAGATTCCTCTCTGTGGAAATGTTATCGATCACTTCACATGTGAAATTCTGGCGGTGCTAAAATTAGCTTGCATGAGTTCACTACTCATGGACATGGTTATGCTGGTGGTCAGTATTCTCCTTCTGCCCATTCCAATGCTCTTGATTTGCATCTCTTATGGCTTCATCCTTTCTACAATTCTGAGAATCAGTTCAACAGAGGGAAGAAACAAGGCTTTTTCAACTTGTGGTGCACACTTGACTGTGGTGATCTTATATTATGGAGCTGCTCTCTCCATGTACCTGAAGCCTTCTTCATCAAACTCACAAGAAATAGACAAGATCATCTCATTGCTTTATGGAGTGCTTACCCCTATGTTGAACCCAATAATTTATAGCTTAAGAAACAAAGAAGTAAAAGATGCTGTGAAAAAACTGCTGGGCAAAGTGCCATTGGTACCAAGTGTGTGA